From the genome of Haloarcula sp. CBA1127, one region includes:
- a CDS encoding 2-phosphosulfolactate phosphatase has protein sequence MSLITGNSLESKLLETIILGRAKIPDDPDPGNYVVVDVAQFSTTVPELFANGAEYIYITEERGNEPAFKAEHPDAKIGGSSGPDYRGEEGYDFFNSPSFVQNIDVAGRPTAMTSTNGGNAVTDLRLAGGDDIDILVGGLTNGKAVANYLADSDRETYFVAAGSKGKPSPEDLVGALYIARQLHGKPLTPEQREIYREVVQFGKGPKYEEKPQIKRTDLYEYTLAFNSRDIVPKLEGQRLYDVSGESET, from the coding sequence GTGAGCTTGATTACTGGTAACTCACTCGAATCGAAACTGCTGGAGACGATTATCCTCGGACGAGCAAAGATCCCGGATGACCCTGATCCAGGGAACTATGTCGTCGTCGACGTAGCGCAGTTCTCGACGACGGTCCCGGAGCTATTTGCAAATGGCGCGGAGTATATCTACATTACCGAGGAACGGGGGAACGAACCAGCATTCAAGGCTGAGCATCCAGACGCGAAAATCGGCGGGAGTTCCGGTCCAGATTATCGAGGCGAAGAAGGATACGACTTCTTCAATTCGCCGAGCTTTGTGCAGAATATTGACGTCGCTGGTCGACCGACTGCGATGACCTCGACCAACGGTGGGAACGCAGTCACGGATCTTCGCTTAGCAGGCGGTGACGACATCGATATCCTCGTTGGTGGCTTGACTAACGGGAAAGCGGTTGCCAACTATCTCGCAGACAGCGACCGCGAGACGTATTTCGTTGCCGCCGGCTCAAAGGGAAAACCCTCACCCGAGGATCTGGTTGGCGCGCTGTATATTGCTCGGCAACTGCACGGGAAGCCACTGACACCGGAACAACGCGAAATCTATCGAGAAGTCGTTCAGTTCGGGAAGGGACCGAAGTACGAGGAGAAACCCCAGATCAAGCGGACGGATCTTTACGAGTACACACTCGCGTTCAACAGCCGTGACATCGTTCCGAAACTGGAAGGGCAACGACTCTATGACGTAAGCGGCGAGAGCGAGACCTGA